The Eremothecium gossypii ATCC 10895 chromosome VII, complete sequence nucleotide sequence TGACCGACTTGTGCATGGAACCAGATGCGGAGGAACAATGCGAGCAACTGATTTCCAAGGCGATGGTGATCTCAAATGAAAACTCGCCAGAAGCTTGGTCAATGCTGGGATCGATCAGGATATCCCAGACGCGGTTTGCAGAGGCTGCAGAGGCCTTTCAAAAGTCATGGGAGCTTTTCCAGCAAAAAAAGAGTCAGTTAGAAGAGGCACTCAAAGCGGGCCTTAACCAGAATCAGCTACGCAGCCATGCAGAGTACGTTGAGCTCATACAGCCCCTATTGGCTCTGGGCAAAATGTGCATTGAGCTTGGTCTATATGAACTTGCTCTCCAAACTATAGGCACCGTGAAGGACATCGACGAGGACAATATGGAAGGGTACTACTTGGAGGGCTTCACAAATTACATGGTAGCAAAGCTAGAACTTTTCAAGGCGAACAACCCTGCTGCGGAAATAACGACAGAAAACATCTACGAGGTCAATGAGCACTTTAAGGATTTGGCGCTCGATCTCAACGAGGCAGCAATCCAGGATTATGTCCAAGATGCGCGTGTGGCCCTGAGCTTTGTCCTGAAGTTGGGTGAAAATGCAGACGCAGACGATGAAGTTGCACGCGAGCTGGTACAAGGCACTGTCGACCTGCTGGGGGAGCTCGGAGGCCCGGTGGAAATCTCAGATCTAATCAAGCTGAAGCGTGGGGAGGAAGTGCTCGAGGAAGACGAGGCCGTGCTGGAGTCCCTGGAGTAAGACACATCTGCACTGCTGCATGAGCAATACGGATCATTAAGTATTGTTAACAAAACAATGATAAGTAGACTTCATTTAATCTACATATATAATAACTTTACACTTTGCCAGCCTACTTGTAAATGATGACTAACAAAACATTCCATAGCTTCACTCATACGGCATCCAGGGAAAGTCTATCACTTGGCACAGAATCAGAAGTGGCAGCACACAGGGCGTGCGTCATAGGGCTAACTTGTCGCTCATAGACTGCCGCACGGTATCTACTTCGCTcccgcccgccccgcccgccTCGTCTCCCTGCGCGCTCTCCGCCTCATCCTCGTCCCCTTCAATGTCTTCCCACTCGTCCTCCGCAGCGGACTGTcgtgccgctgccgcctTCATGCTCTGAGTCAACATCTGCGTCAAATAGAAGGGCCGGGCCTGTTCGTCGtctgcgcgcccgcccgctACCACACCAGGCTCGTCCTCATCCTCCAAAATCGACACATACTCCTCGGGCACAAGCCCCGTCCTCGTCCGCGCGCTGTCCTCGGCCACTAGCCACCCCTGCCCGTGCTTGTAGCTGATGTACACGATGCTGCCCTCCTGAAGCTCCAGCTCGTTGTCGTTTTCCGGCACAAAGTCGTACAAGGCCACAGCGTGCTTGTTCACCACGTACTCACCCGGCATCACAATGCTCTGCCGCTTCTCTAccgcgtcctcctcctcaCTCCGTCCGCGCGGCCCCAGACCGCGGCCGTAGTAATAGTAGCTGTAGTATCCTCCTTCGCCACCCCCGTACTCGTCGCCCTCGTCCGAGTCGTCGTGTGGCAGCCCGGCGCCTGCACAGCTAGACTCATCAAAGTACCCGTAGTGTAGTGGATTGGACTCGTCGTATGCATAATCTTTAATCGAGATATACCCCACTGTATTGAACTCTTCGTCACTTGAGGCGCTGCTGATATTCTCTGTACTGAGATCCTCCCGCTTCGCCATCGTCAACAAACCTGCCACAGCACGTCTGACACTCCAAAGCTCGTGATATCAGGACGCCAGGGCCGACAAGAGCTCGCTTTCTTCTCTAAATATGGTTGCTAAGAAGCAGTAAGTGTGGCGTTTAGTTGTCTATGTAAAAATTTGGGTAGGGGGCTACTTGAGACTAATCCACCACGATGAGATTATCCACCATCTAGAGGAGTGAAGTGCTGATCAGATGACAACGTCGCATAGGCCTCAGCTAGAAGCCAGGAGTGGTACTAAGAGCGGGGTGGCGGGAGAATATGTACCGACAGGCGTTAAACATGCGCGACTGCTGCCTGGGCACCGGACGGTCAAGCGGCGACGGGAAGGCGGGGCCAcggcggaggacgaggagcgCGAAAGGGCCGGCGCTGAGACGAGGACTGTGGACTGTAATGAGGGGACGGACGAACTGGCGGGTGAGgggcgcagcgcgggcTCCGGGGACGGCGATGAGGCGAGTTCCGCGGAGGACAGCAGCGACGCGgacgacgaagacgacGTAGACAACCCCGAGGAGCTGCGGCgggagctggaggcgctgcgGGCGAGCAAGACGGGCGCGAAGACGGGCGCGAAGACGGGCGCGAAGACGGGCGAGAAGGGCGCGGGTGGCGGCGGGTGGCGCGCGGGAGCGGTGTTCGGACGGCAGAAGCGGCGGCGGGAGCAGGCGGAGGGCCGGGCGTACAGGAACGACGTGACACAGAGCGAGTACCACCAGGACTTCCTGCGGCGACTGACAAAGTAGTATGTATGGATTATTTACAGGGCTACAGAAGTTTAGAGACGTCTGCGATGAGCTGCGCGAAAGCGGCGCGGTCGGGGACGGCGTCGGGGAGCACGTCGAGCTCAGAATGCTTGCCGCCTGCGGGGCCGCCGCTGACGGTGGATAACTGGACACGATACTTGTCCAGGTAGCGGAGCGAGAGCACGCGATGGTGGGCCATGGACACAAACCGGTAAGGGATTGGGGACGGCGGACTGCCCGGGAGCGCGACGTTCAGGTGGATGGGGTCTGGAAGTGCGACGTTCTGCATGCGGGCGCGCAGGTGGCGGTCTAGGGTGGGCGTGACGCGGTCCAGGTATTGCTGCAGGGCAGGCTGGTGCGTGAGGAGCCATTCGTGGGACGCATCGTCGCCCGGGGGGACCATTTCGGACACCCGCTCCAGCGTGACGCGGCAGTCCACCGGAGAGCCGGGCAGCTGGAGCATGACGGAGCGCTCCGCGAGACGGTTAATGCAGCGAACGGTGTGGGGCTCCACTCTATTATTCTCGCCGAGAGTAAACCAGAGCTCTAGGGGCGGCAGGTTATAGCGGAAGCCCGTGGCTGACAGCACCGGTGCATATCGCAGTTGCAGGAAGTAGTCATGCTGGTCGACGGAGTAGTAGTCGTGCTCTGATTCGAGAGGGTAATAGAGcgggagctgcagcagcttttGGTTCATATAGGGCGCTTGTGGTTGGAACATCTGACGCTGACCAGATTCGTCTGTGAGTACCTGCCCAAGACTGACGCGCAGAACCTTGGCCTCGGCGGCATGATTCTGTATCTCCGCAACATTGCCAGTGCTCTGCCTCATGCAGAAGTCATAGACCTGGTTTAGCACATTCTCCGGGACCACAGGCACAGgggctggcgcggcgcctGACATATCCGGCGACAGCCTGTGTtccacctgctgcagccggAACCACTTGGTTTTGCGCTCCAGCCAGTTGAACCACTCTGGGTCGCTCACAGGGTACTTGGCATATGTGATTTGGTTATCTTCCAAACCGCAGAATATTGTGTCTGTAGTTACCTCGGGCTTGTAGTCAAATGCCCAGAGAAGTAGCTGCCTGGCCGCCGCCAGTTTCTCCTGACTGAGAGCAGATAGAGCTACCAAACCAGGTACCTCGGGGTACTTTTCCTGATGAACCGAGCACTCCCGGCAGACCATTGCCAACAGTTGTTCAGGAGAGTATTGTGGACTTCTGGAGTCCTGCACGGCTGTGTGTTCTTTTGCGAACTCGTACAGGGACAAACGACTAGATTGGATGCTGTTCAGTATACTGGCAATGGACGCCTCAATGTATGTAGCAAGCGACTTGGACGCATGTATAATGAGCTTGTTTTCCGTGAACGCAGCAGCTATCGACGCTCCAGTGCGCGCCATGTTCTGGAGAATCCGGCCACCATCGGTCATCAGCAGTAAGTACATGTCCTTTTGGCTGAGGTCGATGGTACGTTTGATAATGAGATCTTGCTTCTTGGAGATAGTCTTGTCCACCTTGCACTTCCAACATTCTTGCATAACCTTTGTTACAAAAGCCTTTTTCGTCTCATTGGTTTTCTTGAGTCCGTACAGCTTGGAAGCATACAGTCTCAGCTGCGTGTAGCTGAACGACTTGGCCAGCGCCTTCCGCAACTGTTCAAATCTCTCAGGCGACATCTGTAGCGCCGCCTGGTCCGGGCGCATGTTATTAATTACCCCTATGGTTTCTTCATCCGAGGTTGACCGCTTTTCTTCCCGCAGCATCTTCTCTCCGCTCCACTCAAGGGCGTCTAAGAGGTCGCGCGCGGTCACCTTCTCTTTATCCTGTTTCTTGGCTGGTTTCTCAGACAGGTCATCTCTGGTCTTCAAGTTCCTGCGCGAACCATGTTCCCTGTCCTTCCTCCAGGAGCGGCCCGTTTCACCTCTTTTAGGCAGTAGTCCTGTTTGTTCAGGGTCGAGGACGATGAAATGGTGATTTGGGAGCACAGAATTGTGCTCCAACCTGCCAGAACTGTCTTTTACTTCACTACTCGTGTCTGTACCTGTGTCTAACGTAGTGTCCGTATCATCAGACGGAAGTCGCGGATGAATAATGCCATTTGAACCTGAGTAATAGCGTCGAGAACGCAGGTATTGAAGCTGCACCAAGGGCACATAATGGGACGGCAATGCCCTTGTACATTTCCTGAAAAGTAGCATCGTTCTAGCAATGAACTACGCAGCTGCCAGAGCTCATATATCCCTTCTTTAGGGTCCAAGTACTGTCATCGAGATGAGATGAGGAAATTTTTCGCCCACGAGATACATGCAAAAAGAAAGAAATGGTGAACTTGGTTGGCGTCTGATGAGCTGTGCTGCACCAGCTGATAGGGCCTGAGTGGTGATCTAGCCGTCGTTCCCAAACATTCACTCACACTAGGCGTTCACCTGATATCTCAATAGGTGTCTCGTGGTCGCAATTTCAGAGAGAAGACGCAGGCATGGCTAAGAGGAAAGCAGCCGACGAGCGGCTTCGGTCACTGAAAAGGCGCAACTGCATTCCATTGGAACGCTACAGCGAGATATTTAACCAGGAAGTACAACGTGTGTTCGATCCACACTGGCACAAGAACGAGTTCCGCGACTCGGTGGTCCACCTCAGCAGCAAGGTCCGGTATCTACAGGACACAGATGAAGAGCACGACAGCGATGCGAGGAGCGACAGCGGCGCAGAGAGCGACAGCGGCGACGATAGCGGCGACGTGCGCGGGCAGCTGCTCAGCAGCGGCGAGCTGGGGACCTTCTGGTCTGCGAGGGAGAAGCAGGTGTTTTTCCACTGGCTGGCGCGGTGCAGCATCCACAGACTGGACGAATGGGCACCGCGGCTGCCCGACAAGAGCAAGTACGAGATACTCGCGTACTATCACGTCCTGAAGTCCAATCTACAGGATCTCAAGCGCATGAACACCAAGAAGCGCGGCGGCATCTTGACCAAGAGGGCGCTCCCCATCGCGTACGAGATGGACCCCTTTTTCGTCCAGTTAGAAGAGGAGTACAGCCTGCTGATCCACAGCGAGACCGAGAACGTGGTCAAACTGGAGGACGAGGCAGACCTTGAGGACGGCGTAGTAAACTGGGAGAACTGGTACAAGCGATGGGACCCCCTCTACTCCCACCATCGTCTCGGCGAGTACCAGCCCGCGGCCCGCCAGCCACTGCCCTTCTCCCGCCAGAGCGAGCTGCTCGTCGAGCGCCTTGTGCGCGCCTACACGCGCCGCCTGCTCTTCCACACCGTAgtgccgctgctggagctcaAGCACGTCCCGCGCGCGTCGCTGCTACACGAAGACCTCCGCACAGAAatcgcgcagcgcgccgccgcacccCGCTCGCGCACCCCGCTCGTCGAGGCCCACGTCTGGGACTCCGGCGACATCGAGATCCGCACCGGCAACCTCGAGTTCCCCCACCTCGTCGCCCCCGCCGACGTCTGGCGCGCGCTCCTCGCcctccgcgccgccggccaTCTCGCCCCCACCCTCCCGGAGACCGTCGTCTCCACTGTCACCAAGTTCGACCTCCACCACCCTGCCGGCAAGCTCTTCAAAAACCGCGCCGTCCCAGCCGCCCTTGTTGTCCCCATGCTGCTGCACAAGTCGGCGCCCTACGCCCTCGTCCCCGCTATCCCTCCGCCCTGCCCGCCGCTCGCCCACAGCCTCGAAAAAAAGCTCCACCTACTGCTCGGCAAAAGGGCTCTTCCTCCGCACGGCTTCATCGACGACGACCCCTACGACTCCATCGATAACCCTATCTACGCTCAGCTGTTCAGCCACGACACCGCTGCCACCGACGCCGTGGACATTCAACGGTCCCGATTATATCAGCATGCTGTAATCACACACATGCACGGCGCTGATAACGATTCTCCGTTTTTCCGATTTCTTCCGTCGCCGGTGCTCGCGGTCCCGCCGCCCACACACCCTGTTCCATCCGCAGTCGTTGACCTGTACCAATATTGTGACTAGCGCCGCGTCCGTTTCTACAGCGTACCTGCATTCCTATTCTTTTTCCTGTGTCAATACCGTTTTCGCGGACTTAGACGCCCGCTCGTTCGGCATTCCGATCCCGCCCGTGTGAGGGAGCGGGTGCGGGAGTGGGTTTCCGTCCAGTGTAGCGTCAGCGATGGGGGAAACGGCATAGAATCGAGTCATGGCCAGGTGATAGGAAAACCAGGCCCGAGTGGCTGCTGACAGGCGTAGATATAAAATAAGAGGAACGTTGAAGCGTTTGGGACAGCGTCTTCTGGAGAGGCTAATGAACAGCAGACTCGGACAGGTTTTGCGGCAGGCCGTAAGGGTTCAAACAGGGCTTCGTGGGCCAGCGCGCAGCATGCGAGGGTACGTGTCGCAGACGCAGACGAAGCAAAACACGGTGGCCGTGGTggcaggcgcggcggagcggTTTGTGGCGCCGGCCGCAGACGCGCACCTCAAGACACTATCTCAGCGGGAGCTCGTGGCGTTGGGCGTGATCGGGTGCGTGACGACGAACGCGCGGCTGTTGAAGCTGGTGACGCAGGCGTTCCCGTACGTGCCGACGCCGGTGGCCAAGCTGCTGATCTCGGCGCTCTACTGCGGGGGGGACACGATGGCGGAGGTGCGCGAGACGGgccgcgcgctggcgcggcgcggcgtGGGGAACATGATGCTCTCGTTGACGGTGGAGGACTCGGAGGGGACAAAAAACATTGACATCGACTACATTGTGGAGGAGACAGTGCGCTCGCTGCACGGCGTACTCCTGCCGCACATGGAGGAACAGTTGGCGCGTGCGGCGGACGTGAACAGCGTGCCGCCCGGCTACTTGGCGTTGAAGCCTTCGGCGTTGGTGTCCGACCCGGCGAACACGCTCCTGCACTTTGCTGACCCTGCTTGGCGGGAGAAGCGGGACGCTCTGGTCGCGAACTTCTCCCGGATCGTCGGGGAGGTGTACAAGCTCAACCAGGAGATGCTTGCACGGTACCCCGGCCGCAAATCCCCCTTCTTTGTGGCCACGATCGACGCGGAGAAGTACGAGGTCCAGTGTGCGGGCGTCTACGAGCTCCAGCGCCTCATGTTTGCGAAGTACAACCCCGTTTCGTCTCCTATTGTGTCGTGCATCGGCACGTGGCAGCTCTACTTGCGCGACGCCGCGGCCGACTTGGTCGCGCAGGCGGAGCGTGCGGAGCGCGAGGGATACAAGTTGGGGTTGAAGCTTGTCAGGGGCGCCTACCTCCATTCCGAGCCCAACCGCGACGTGATCCACCCGACGAAGGAAGCGACTGATGAGCACTATAACGAGGTGATGGCCAAGGTCATCCAGGACCTCTTGGCCAACGGCGAGCACTCTGTCTTTGGCCATCTTGTTGTGGCATCCCACAACTATCAGTCTCAGATGCTAGCAACTATGCTGCTCCAGGCCCATGGGGAATCCGTGGGGAAAAGCAACGTCGTATTGGGCCAACTACTAGGGATGGCGGACAACGTGACGTACGATCTCATTCACAATCATGGCGCAAGGAACATCATCAAGTATGTGCCTTGGGGGCCGCCAAAGGAAACTAAAGACTACATGCATCGCCGTCTCCAGGAGAATGGGGACGCTGTAAGAGCTGACAACGGCTGGCCTTTGGTTAAGGCTGTGTGTAGAGCATTGTTCTATCGCTGATATATGAATCCTTACCTACGCCTGTCATAGACCCCTTTTAGATTGCATCCCGAGTGTCTATATTTAGCACTATGTAACTGTTATGAATGATTTACGTGATGTAATGGCGCTCGCCTATTGGTAACGGCCGGCGCCCATGGCATCCAGCCCATTCGGTAATAACTGCATGAGGATAGATGTTCCGGTCACGTGGGGAGATGCACTTGAGTTTGTCTAACTTAGCTAGCATTTGTTAGCTCGAAGCACGATGCATATATAGGGCTACACGAGCACATCCAAAACGGCACGAGTATGAAGTTTGTGGCTCTGGTTTCCGGAGGCAAAGATTCATGCTACAACATACTCCATTGCATGAAAAATGGGCATGAGTTGGTAGCATTTGCAAACCTACATCCCAAGGAAGAGAACGTGCAAGAGCTGGACAGTTTTATGTTTCAGACTGTTGGCCATGAAATTGTCTCATACTATGGGAAATGCACAGGTCTTCCCGTCTTTAGACAAGCAATTGCCCGTGATACATCAAAAAATGTGGCCCTGAACTATTTTGCAACGGCAGGCGATGAGGTCGAAGACTTATATCTGCTTCTCAAGAGGGTCAAAGACAGTAACTTAGGCGTGGAGGCTGTGAGTGTCGGCGCAATCCTCTCGTCCTACCAGCGTACTCGGGTTGAGGATGTGTGTTCAAGGCTTGGCTTAACTGCATTGAGCTACCTGTGGGAACGAGATCAGGAAGACCTCATGAGAGAAATGTGCTCCATGTCTAAGAAACCCGGAGACGCGCCAGTCGCTAAACTCGATGCAAGAATTATCAAGGTTGCCGCTATAGGGCTAAACCAGAATCACTTGGGGCTAAGCCTTCCTGAGATATTCCCTACCTTGTTGAGTCTGAACCGTAGATACGGTGTACATATATGCGGCGAGGGAGGTGAATTCGAAACAATGGTATTGGACGCCCCCTTCTTTACAAAAGGGTACTTAGAGATAGTTGGATTGCGGACTACAGTTGAACGCGGCTCAGGAGTATGCACTGCCGCTCTCGATATTCAATTCGTTGCACGACACTTAGAGGGGACTACCGGGGCGGATCTCGCTAATCTCCCCGTACCTAAACTTGAAAATAAATGGGAAGAGATTTATCATGATCTGGAACCCACAAAATTTGGCGACATCCCATCTTCTATACACTCCTCTGCTGAAACTGGGGTGTCACTATCGGAAAATACTGTGGGGGGGCTGTTATATGTTAGCAATATTCAGCCACGCTGCAGAGGGCCTCTAGAAAAGCAAGCAAGGGATGTATTCGATCAATTAAACGAATCGCTAACTAGACATGGCGTTGTAAAAGCGCAAGTATTGTCTTCTGTTTTACTATTAGCCGACATGGGCACCTTTGCCGAGATAAACACCGCGTACAATGGTTACTTTTCGATCCAAGAAATTGGCCCCTTACCTCCATCCAGAGCGTGTATTGAGTCTAAATCTCTTGCGCCTGGAATTGGGCTCCAGCTTTCGGTCGTTATCCAACACGATATAAAGATTGTGCCATGTGCTAACCTTCTGCTCAACCCAGGGAAGGGGGGTCTCCATGTACAGAGCAGGTCATACTGGTGCCCCTGCAATATTGGCCCGTATTCACAGGCCACGTGGGATACCACAGATAGGAACAAGGTCGCGTATATTAGCGGTCAGATTGCGCTACTACCAAACACTATGGAAATGTGCAACACATTGACTGGGACATCCGGAAATCCCTATCAAGAGGGTCTGTCTCAGGCCATCCTTGCGTTGCGCCACTTTAATACCTTGAAAAAGTCCATTGAGACATGTCATCAGCTCTTCATGTGCTGTTATATTGCGGAAGATTTTATGGCGCCGATTGCGTCTAGTGTTTGGTCTTCCTACTGCTCCTCGAATCCAGATAATACACTAGGTACTTTGTTGATAGTGCGGGTAAGCGCACTTCCCAGAAGCGCTCTTTGTGAATGGGGCGGTAGCGCATGCCAGCGACTGCTGGTtgaggacgacgacgatgatTACAGCGATGAGCTTCCGGAACAATGCTCGGATACTCTACCGTCGATGGCTCTCAACTATGAAGCTTTCCTAGACGTAAATGTGATGACAGTAAGAGCGAAAAACCAGGTCAGACACTACTTGACTGGCTTTTTGGACACACAGGGCGATGTAAAAAAGGTTCTTGATTCCTGTGTTCAGTGCCAGATTACGCTATATTATGTACCATCCCCGGAAGTTACCCTTCCAACAGCGTCAAATGTAGAATACGTCCCTGTGAACGCCATCTACGATTCCACGGCACGGATTAGAAATTATGCACTTCAAATTAAATACTAGATTAGCGCTTACTTTTCCTTTCATTACCGATCAACAGCTGTGAAGTGTACTTTTTTTCCTTCTCAGGTATTTCCTCCCATCCTCTCATCGCAACATATCGGGAGCTAAAATAAAAATTGCATCGCCTTCGAACGACCCTGAAAAGCTGGGATTGCAAGCGATATGGGCGCGGATGAACGCTTCGACAACTTGCTTTCCAGGCTAGATCAGGTAGGCTTTGATTTCGAGCAGGAATTCGATAAATTGGCACTGTTGAGACAGAAGGCCTTTGATGCTCTCAGCGACCATGATACAAGAAAAAAGAGGCTCCAAATAGAGCTAAGATTGAGGCAAAAGTACCGCAGGTATCGGCAGAATGCTGCCTACTTTGCCAAGGGACGTTTTGACAAAGTTGACATGGATTACCTCAATTCTGTGATCATGAGTAATGATCAGCTGCGCGCCGCGTGCCACATCCACGGTATTCATACGGCCCAGAAGGGTTCATCTGCCTCTGTAGAGGATTATGCTTGCATAGC carries:
- the SLS1 gene encoding Sls1p (Syntenic homolog of Saccharomyces cerevisiae YLR139C (SLS1)), which codes for MLLFRKCTRALPSHYVPLVQLQYLRSRRYYSGSNGIIHPRLPSDDTDTTLDTGTDTSSEVKDSSGRLEHNSVLPNHHFIVLDPEQTGLLPKRGETGRSWRKDREHGSRRNLKTRDDLSEKPAKKQDKEKVTARDLLDALEWSGEKMLREEKRSTSDEETIGVINNMRPDQAALQMSPERFEQLRKALAKSFSYTQLRLYASKLYGLKKTNETKKAFVTKVMQECWKCKVDKTISKKQDLIIKRTIDLSQKDMYLLLMTDGGRILQNMARTGASIAAAFTENKLIIHASKSLATYIEASIASILNSIQSSRLSLYEFAKEHTAVQDSRSPQYSPEQLLAMVCRECSVHQEKYPEVPGLVALSALSQEKLAAARQLLLWAFDYKPEVTTDTIFCGLEDNQITYAKYPVSDPEWFNWLERKTKWFRLQQVEHRLSPDMSGAAPAPVPVVPENVLNQVYDFCMRQSTGNVAEIQNHAAEAKVLRVSLGQVLTDESGQRQMFQPQAPYMNQKLLQLPLYYPLESEHDYYSVDQHDYFLQLRYAPVLSATGFRYNLPPLELWFTLGENNRVEPHTVRCINRLAERSVMLQLPGSPVDCRVTLERVSEMVPPGDDASHEWLLTHQPALQQYLDRVTPTLDRHLRARMQNVALPDPIHLNVALPGSPPSPIPYRFVSMAHHRVLSLRYLDKYRVQLSTVSGGPAGGKHSELDVLPDAVPDRAAFAQLIADVSKLL
- the PUT1 gene encoding proline dehydrogenase (Syntenic homolog of Saccharomyces cerevisiae YLR142W (PUT1)), which codes for MNSRLGQVLRQAVRVQTGLRGPARSMRGYVSQTQTKQNTVAVVAGAAERFVAPAADAHLKTLSQRELVALGVIGCVTTNARLLKLVTQAFPYVPTPVAKLLISALYCGGDTMAEVRETGRALARRGVGNMMLSLTVEDSEGTKNIDIDYIVEETVRSLHGVLLPHMEEQLARAADVNSVPPGYLALKPSALVSDPANTLLHFADPAWREKRDALVANFSRIVGEVYKLNQEMLARYPGRKSPFFVATIDAEKYEVQCAGVYELQRLMFAKYNPVSSPIVSCIGTWQLYLRDAAADLVAQAERAEREGYKLGLKLVRGAYLHSEPNRDVIHPTKEATDEHYNEVMAKVIQDLLANGEHSVFGHLVVASHNYQSQMLATMLLQAHGESVGKSNVVLGQLLGMADNVTYDLIHNHGARNIIKYVPWGPPKETKDYMHRRLQENGDAVRADNGWPLVKAVCRALFYR
- the NBP2 gene encoding adaptor protein NBP2 (Syntenic homolog of Saccharomyces cerevisiae YDR162C (NBP2)) encodes the protein MAKREDLSTENISSASSDEEFNTVGYISIKDYAYDESNPLHYGYFDESSCAGAGLPHDDSDEGDEYGGGEGGYYSYYYYGRGLGPRGRSEEEDAVEKRQSIVMPGEYVVNKHAVALYDFVPENDNELELQEGSIVYISYKHGQGWLVAEDSARTRTGLVPEEYVSILEDEDEPGVVAGGRADDEQARPFYLTQMLTQSMKAAAARQSAAEDEWEDIEGDEDEAESAQGDEAGGAGGSEVDTVRQSMSDKLAL
- the ACL4 gene encoding Acl4p (Syntenic homolog of Saccharomyces cerevisiae YDR161W), with product MEDAIRQARDALSVNDPKSALKILKPYKKLLRKEETEVVGLLEAYSDAYMEDGQLDKAYPLLEQACALDPEGKIGGCGKFFTLGQVVGGQHGLNTLMIGIDNMVNKAGAALQQADVDKVIGGLLTMIEIWMTDLCMEPDAEEQCEQLISKAMVISNENSPEAWSMLGSIRISQTRFAEAAEAFQKSWELFQQKKSQLEEALKAGLNQNQLRSHAEYVELIQPLLALGKMCIELGLYELALQTIGTVKDIDEDNMEGYYLEGFTNYMVAKLELFKANNPAAEITTENIYEVNEHFKDLALDLNEAAIQDYVQDARVALSFVLKLGENADADDEVARELVQGTVDLLGELGGPVEISDLIKLKRGEEVLEEDEAVLESLE
- the CWC15 gene encoding U2-type spliceosomal complex subunit CWC15 (Syntenic homolog of Saccharomyces cerevisiae YDR163W (CWC15)) — translated: MTTSHRPQLEARSGTKSGVAGEYVPTGVKHARLLPGHRTVKRRREGGATAEDEERERAGAETRTVDCNEGTDELAGEGRSAGSGDGDEASSAEDSSDADDEDDVDNPEELRRELEALRASKTGAKTGAKTGAKTGEKGAGGGGWRAGAVFGRQKRRREQAEGRAYRNDVTQSEYHQDFLRRLTK
- the RRN5 gene encoding Rrn5p (Syntenic homolog of Saccharomyces cerevisiae YLR141W (RRN5)) is translated as MAKRKAADERLRSLKRRNCIPLERYSEIFNQEVQRVFDPHWHKNEFRDSVVHLSSKVRYLQDTDEEHDSDARSDSGAESDSGDDSGDVRGQLLSSGELGTFWSAREKQVFFHWLARCSIHRLDEWAPRLPDKSKYEILAYYHVLKSNLQDLKRMNTKKRGGILTKRALPIAYEMDPFFVQLEEEYSLLIHSETENVVKLEDEADLEDGVVNWENWYKRWDPLYSHHRLGEYQPAARQPLPFSRQSELLVERLVRAYTRRLLFHTVVPLLELKHVPRASLLHEDLRTEIAQRAAAPRSRTPLVEAHVWDSGDIEIRTGNLEFPHLVAPADVWRALLALRAAGHLAPTLPETVVSTVTKFDLHHPAGKLFKNRAVPAALVVPMLLHKSAPYALVPAIPPPCPPLAHSLEKKLHLLLGKRALPPHGFIDDDPYDSIDNPIYAQLFSHDTAATDAVDIQRSRLYQHAVITHMHGADNDSPFFRFLPSPVLAVPPPTHPVPSAVVDLYQYCD
- the DPH6 gene encoding diphthine--ammonia ligase (Syntenic homolog of Saccharomyces cerevisiae YLR143W) produces the protein MKFVALVSGGKDSCYNILHCMKNGHELVAFANLHPKEENVQELDSFMFQTVGHEIVSYYGKCTGLPVFRQAIARDTSKNVALNYFATAGDEVEDLYLLLKRVKDSNLGVEAVSVGAILSSYQRTRVEDVCSRLGLTALSYLWERDQEDLMREMCSMSKKPGDAPVAKLDARIIKVAAIGLNQNHLGLSLPEIFPTLLSLNRRYGVHICGEGGEFETMVLDAPFFTKGYLEIVGLRTTVERGSGVCTAALDIQFVARHLEGTTGADLANLPVPKLENKWEEIYHDLEPTKFGDIPSSIHSSAETGVSLSENTVGGLLYVSNIQPRCRGPLEKQARDVFDQLNESLTRHGVVKAQVLSSVLLLADMGTFAEINTAYNGYFSIQEIGPLPPSRACIESKSLAPGIGLQLSVVIQHDIKIVPCANLLLNPGKGGLHVQSRSYWCPCNIGPYSQATWDTTDRNKVAYISGQIALLPNTMEMCNTLTGTSGNPYQEGLSQAILALRHFNTLKKSIETCHQLFMCCYIAEDFMAPIASSVWSSYCSSNPDNTLGTLLIVRVSALPRSALCEWGGSACQRLLVEDDDDDYSDELPEQCSDTLPSMALNYEAFLDVNVMTVRAKNQVRHYLTGFLDTQGDVKKVLDSCVQCQITLYYVPSPEVTLPTASNVEYVPVNAIYDSTARIRNYALQIKY